From a single Brassica oleracea var. oleracea cultivar TO1000 chromosome C5, BOL, whole genome shotgun sequence genomic region:
- the LOC106343656 gene encoding probable purine permease 14 isoform X1: MAKNHQPIQTKPQETFVHIPVYTKQDLIALGNSNRKLNHWPTIILCIIFVITGQSIAKILENFYYDQIDHNDNHQNDGVWTQSLLQTVGFRLLLPFYIFTAKKHNQQQSPTTSDRTSTKYIISFSGLIGILWSNQGRFSAKAKLELPFRVFTLIYTTQLFFTLIFAAFINKIKLNRWIITSLILATATGALTFSSSFGGEPDEAEANNGRGSLAALISSLYFSLLLCVIQNVFKRTKAPSFASVYQVLIISSLLATISSAAGLLIEGEQDDFKRDMNGFSKGKGAYVMALVGQVVAWQVYWAGIVGLVFSVSSVLANVISVITWPIVSVLVVIFFGYVNDEFDVFKGVALVTASLSAAAYFYRLHKENLSY, translated from the exons ATGGCCAAGAATCATCAACCAATTCAAACCAAGCCACAAG AAACATTTGTGCATATACCAGTTTATACCAAGCAAGATTTGATCGCACTCGGAAACTCGAACCGGAAACTCAACCATTGGCCAACCATTATCCTCTGCATTATATTCGTCATAACAGGTCAATCCATAGCTAAAATCCTCGAAAACTTTTACTACGACCAAATTGACCACAACGACAACCATCAAAACGACGGCGTTTGGACTCAATCTCTCCTCCAAACCGTTGGATTCCGTCTCCTTCTCCCTTTCTATATATTCACCGCCAAGAAACACAACCAACAGCAATCTCCAACCACTTCCGACCGAACCTCAACCAAGTACATAATATCTTTCTCCGGTCTCATCGGAATCCTCTGGTCGAATCAAGGAAGATTCTCCGCCAAGGCAAAGCTCGAACTCCCCTTTAGGGTTTTCACGCTCATCTACACAACGCAGCTCTTCTTCACTCTCATCTTCGCCGCCTTCATCAACAAGATCAAACTCAACCGTTGGATTATCACCTCACTGATCTTGGCAACCGCCACCGGAGCTCTCACCTTCTCTTCCTCATTCGGCGGCGAGCCTGACGAAGCGGAGGCGAACAACGGAAGAGGCTCACTGGCTGCTCTAATCTCCAGCCTATACTTCTCTCTCCTCCTCTGTGTCATTCAAAACGTGTTCAAACGTACCAAAGCCCCAAGCTTTGCATCAGTTTACCAAGTCCTGATCATCTCCTCCCTATTGGCTACGATAAGCTCAGCCGCGGGTCTTCTCATCGAGGGCGAGCAAGACGATTTCAAGAGGGACATGAATGGTTTCTCGAAAGGGAAAGGTGCGTACGTGATGGCTTTGGTGGGTCAAGTCGTTGCGTGGCAGGTCTACTGGGCTGGGATCGTCGGACTAGTCTTCTCCGTCTCGAGCGTCTTAGCTAACGTGATCAGTGTCATTACATGGCCAATCGTGTCGGTGCTTGTGGTGATCTTCTTTGGCTACGTGAACGATGAGTTTGATGTCTTTAAAGGTGTTGCCTTGGTCACAGCCTCCTTAAGTGCGGCCGCTTATTTCTATAGGCTTCACAAAGAGAATCTTAGCTACTGA
- the LOC106344469 gene encoding transcription initiation factor IIF subunit beta-like encodes MGISEMPKKKKIQRKKLHEEEKIISEEIERLMELAVEEFQELETEKADEMVLLMKCPPRVDKAWRQLSSSFSSQELVLVAKYRESVDLLMPDLSPELRMEMASAELCNISKLYSVNNSKDFVGPVSLFSESNQGKLAVEGTVTHKLHMRPHDCIEEYGKLLRQRNKKPVAENRRIQVIDDRRGEHMMPKPPLVTEKLKRREKRTRSDRSEVEAKMFQLFEREPKWTLRQLVIKINQPEIFLKEILKELCVYSRSGHSYELKPEYKRST; translated from the exons ATGGGGATATCCGAAATGCCGAAGAAGAAGAAGATCCAGAGAAAGAAACTGCATGAAGAAGAGAAGATTATTTCAGAGGAGATAGAACGATTGATGGAACTAGCGGTGGAAGAGTTTCAAGAACTCGAAACGGAGAAAGCCGACGAGATGGTTTTGCTAATGAAGTGTCCACCAAGGGTCGACAAGGCGTGGCGCCAACTTTCTTCTTCGTTTTCTTCTCAGGAACTTGTTCTTGTGGCGAAGTATAGAGAGTCCGTCGATCTCTTGATGCCAGATTTGTCGCCTGAG TTGAGAATGGAGATGGCTAGTGCTGAGCTATGTAACATCTCGAAGCTCTATTCTGTAAACAATTCCAAAGACTTTGTTGGTCCAGTGAGTCTCTTCTCCGAATCAAATCAAG GTAAGCTTGCGGTGGAAGGAACGGTGACGCATAAACTTCATATGAGACCCCATGATTGCATTGAAGAATACGGAAAGCTTTTACGCCAGAGGAACAAGAAACCTGTGGCTGAAAATAGACGTATTCAG GTTATTGATGATCGCCGTGGAGAACACATGATGCCCAAGCCTCCATTG GTAACAGAGAAGCTTAAGCGAAGGGAAAAGAGGACTAGAAGCGACCGTAGTGAGGTGGAAGCAAAAATGTTCCAACTGTTTGAAAGAGAACCGAAATGGACACTGAGACAGCTTGTTATAAAAATCAACCAACCAGAG ATATTCTTGAAAGAGATACTCAAAGAGCTTTGTGTGTATTCAAGGAGTGGTCATTCTTACGAGCTTAAACCAGAATACAAGAGGAGTACTTAA
- the LOC106343656 gene encoding probable purine permease 14 isoform X2 produces the protein MAKNHQPIQTKPQVYTKQDLIALGNSNRKLNHWPTIILCIIFVITGQSIAKILENFYYDQIDHNDNHQNDGVWTQSLLQTVGFRLLLPFYIFTAKKHNQQQSPTTSDRTSTKYIISFSGLIGILWSNQGRFSAKAKLELPFRVFTLIYTTQLFFTLIFAAFINKIKLNRWIITSLILATATGALTFSSSFGGEPDEAEANNGRGSLAALISSLYFSLLLCVIQNVFKRTKAPSFASVYQVLIISSLLATISSAAGLLIEGEQDDFKRDMNGFSKGKGAYVMALVGQVVAWQVYWAGIVGLVFSVSSVLANVISVITWPIVSVLVVIFFGYVNDEFDVFKGVALVTASLSAAAYFYRLHKENLSY, from the exons ATGGCCAAGAATCATCAACCAATTCAAACCAAGCCACAAG TTTATACCAAGCAAGATTTGATCGCACTCGGAAACTCGAACCGGAAACTCAACCATTGGCCAACCATTATCCTCTGCATTATATTCGTCATAACAGGTCAATCCATAGCTAAAATCCTCGAAAACTTTTACTACGACCAAATTGACCACAACGACAACCATCAAAACGACGGCGTTTGGACTCAATCTCTCCTCCAAACCGTTGGATTCCGTCTCCTTCTCCCTTTCTATATATTCACCGCCAAGAAACACAACCAACAGCAATCTCCAACCACTTCCGACCGAACCTCAACCAAGTACATAATATCTTTCTCCGGTCTCATCGGAATCCTCTGGTCGAATCAAGGAAGATTCTCCGCCAAGGCAAAGCTCGAACTCCCCTTTAGGGTTTTCACGCTCATCTACACAACGCAGCTCTTCTTCACTCTCATCTTCGCCGCCTTCATCAACAAGATCAAACTCAACCGTTGGATTATCACCTCACTGATCTTGGCAACCGCCACCGGAGCTCTCACCTTCTCTTCCTCATTCGGCGGCGAGCCTGACGAAGCGGAGGCGAACAACGGAAGAGGCTCACTGGCTGCTCTAATCTCCAGCCTATACTTCTCTCTCCTCCTCTGTGTCATTCAAAACGTGTTCAAACGTACCAAAGCCCCAAGCTTTGCATCAGTTTACCAAGTCCTGATCATCTCCTCCCTATTGGCTACGATAAGCTCAGCCGCGGGTCTTCTCATCGAGGGCGAGCAAGACGATTTCAAGAGGGACATGAATGGTTTCTCGAAAGGGAAAGGTGCGTACGTGATGGCTTTGGTGGGTCAAGTCGTTGCGTGGCAGGTCTACTGGGCTGGGATCGTCGGACTAGTCTTCTCCGTCTCGAGCGTCTTAGCTAACGTGATCAGTGTCATTACATGGCCAATCGTGTCGGTGCTTGTGGTGATCTTCTTTGGCTACGTGAACGATGAGTTTGATGTCTTTAAAGGTGTTGCCTTGGTCACAGCCTCCTTAAGTGCGGCCGCTTATTTCTATAGGCTTCACAAAGAGAATCTTAGCTACTGA